The Streptomyces pratensis genomic interval GCTGGCCCGGCCGGCTGGACGTCCTGCGGCGCCACCCGTGGGTGTCACTCGCCGTCGTGCTGATGCTGACGGGGCGCTGCTGGCCGTCGAACGCAGGCAGGCGGCGGGCTCCGGGTTTCGGGCGCTCGTGGCGTCGGATGGTCCGGGCGGTCGCCCCGGCGTGGTCCACGTCCCCGGGCGGTCACCCCGGGGTGGCCCGCATCCCCGGGCGGTCGCCCCGGGGTGGCCCGCATCCCCGGGCGGTCGCTTCGGCGTGGCCCGCGTCCCCGGGCGGTCGCTTCGGCGTGGCCCGCGTCCCCGGGCGGTCGCCCCTGCGTGGCCCGCGTCCCCGGGCGGTCGCTTCGGCGTGGTCCACGTCCCCCGGGCCGGACACGTCGGAGCCCCCCGGTGACGGCGCATTCCGGGGGGCTCCGCCTCGCGGGCCGAAGCCCGGTGGGTCACACCGTGAGCTTCACGGCCTCGAACCAGCCCTTGTTGTCGGTGGTGCCGACGAACATGTACTCGGGCCGGCTGCTCTTGCAGTACTGGCTGCCCCAGCCGCCGTTGCCCATTTTGGCCGTGTGGCAGACGCCGCCCTTACCGACGTTCATGGCGAAGCCCGTCAGGAACGGCGCGCCCGGCTTGGAGCTGCCTATGTAGTTGTTCTTGCCGTCCGCGACGACGGCCGTCCAGCTCGGGGCCCACTTGGCGTAACCGTTCGTCGAACCCTGATCGTGGAGAAGGGCGTTGGCGGAGGACCCGCCGACGTTCCACACCGCGATGTTGAGTGCGGTGATCCGCTTGCCCTGGCCTGCCGTCCCGGCCATCGTCCCGTCGCACACCGGTGCCTGCCAGCCGCTCCCGGCCACGAAGGCCCGGTAGCAGATGTGCCGTCCCCCGGGGTCGGCCTTGGCGAGGCTGCTCAACGCGCTGGCAGCCGTGTTCGGGGGCGCCTTCGCGGTCACCGTGGCCGTGGGTTTGGGCTCGGGCTTGACCGGCGGCGGCACGACCGCAGGCTTGACGGCCGGCAACTCGGAGGGCTTCTCCGCCTGCTTCTCCTTCTTCTTCTCCTTCTCCTTGCTCGGAGTCACGGAGGGGCTCGGCGACTTGCTGGTGTAGGTCTCCGGTTGCGCGGAGCGTTCGGTGTCCAGGACCGTGCCTGCCGCGTTCTGCGTACGGTCCTTCTCGGGCTTGCGTTCGTCGTCACCGCCCGCCAGGAGGAACGGCACGGAGATCAGGATCGCGCCGACGATCGCCGCCGCGGCCAGCATCGGCTTCTTCGGCCGGCTGCCGGGCGGTTCGCCGTCCGCGCGCGTACCCGCGCCCGCGCCGCCGCTGCCCGCCGCCGCGACGACGGCGGCGTCCGGGGACCCGCCTACGGTGCCGGTGGCCGCGCGCGCCGCGGCCGGGTCCGAGACGGACGCCGATGAGGCCGAAACCACCGTGGTGGTGTCACCGGAGTTGACCGATGCCGGCCCGGGTGCCTCCTCTGCCGACGGCTCCGGGACGCCGATGCCCCGCGCGGCACCGGCGCCGGAAGCAGTAGCGGCGGCACCCGCTCGCTCCGCGGTCCGCGCCGAGGCGTCCGCACCGTCGGGAGCCTCGCTCCCGGCGCCCCCGCTCTCACTCGTCGGGCCCTGCGCGCCGGTGTCCGGACCAGCCGCCGTGGACGACGTGTCCTTGCGCCCGCGCAGGCCGCCCGGCGTCAGGGCGTCGCCGGGGTCCCCCGCCGTTCCCTGCATCGGCACCGCCCGACGGACCGACACCGGCGAACTCCCCGACGCACCGGAGGCGCCGGAGGACGTGTCCGAATCCGGCGGTATGTGACTGGAAGGATCATGCTCACGTGCCATGCAATTTCCTTACTCATATCTGGGTCCGGCGTCCGTGTCGCGCTCCGCACCCACGTACGACCGGACCTCACCCGCCCCGGCCGTCAGATGGGCCAAGTCCTGGGAGCAACAGCCGTATTGGCGGGGCGTGAGGGGTGACATGCCTGAACGGTTCGGGCCCGGGACGACGGTACAGGAACTCCGTTGACCATGGTCGGCCGACGGAGCCCCGCAACCGACGGGGTGCGCTGTTCGGGCAGCCGGACAGAGCCGGCCCCTCAGTCGATGACCGCCGTCACCTCGATCTCGACCAGGTGCTCGGGAACGTCCAGTGCGGCGACGCCCAGCAACGTGGCAGGCGGTGCCGGGGTGGTCCCCAGCCGGGCGGAAGCGCGGGAGATCCCCTCCAGGAGCAAGGGCATCTTGTCCGGGGTCCAGTCGACGACATGGACGTTCAGCTTCGCCACGTCGCCGAAGGAGGCGCCGACACCCGCCAGCGCGGTGGCGACATTGACGTAACACTGCTCGACCTGGGCCGCCAGGTCGCCCTCGCCGACCGTGACGCCGTCGGCGTCCCAGGAGACCTGTCCGGCGACGAAGACCAACTTCGATCCGGTCGCGACCGACACCTGCCGGTAGACGTCAATCTCCGGCAGTCCTGCGGGGTTCGCCAGGGTGATGGCCATGCTGTCCGCCTCCTCGCCGCGCGGCCCCGACGGGCCGACACGTGGTCTCTTGTGGTTACTCAGGAACCATAGGAGAGTGAGCGCTGACGTGGAAGAACGCACTTTTCGGTGACAGGGGAACCTGATGGTGACCAAGCAGTTCAACGGCTCCCCCGAGGAGCAGGCCGACCTGAGACGCGCGGATTCGCTGGCGCGGGAGATCTTCTCGGACGTCGCCAACAAGTGGGCGCTCCTGATCATCGAGGCCCTGGGGGACGGCACCCTCCGCTTCAGTGAGCTGCGCAGCGCTGTCGAAGGGATCAGCCACAAGATGCTCACCCAGAACCTGCGCATGCTGGAGCGCAACGGCCTCGTCGGGCGGACCGTGTACCCGACGGTCCCGCCGAAGGTCGAATACACGCTCACCGAGCCGGGGCAGGGGCTGCGGAAGACCGTCGACGTGATGTGCGAGTGGACCCACCGGAACCTCGGTCACATCGAGTCGGCCCGGAGCGGCTTCGACGGCGGCTGACATCACGGACGAGGTCGCCGACCCATGACGGGAACGGTCCGCCCCGGAAGCCGGAAGCCGCCACCGGCCACCGGCCATTCAGTGGAACGTCAGACCCACGTGCTCGCGGAGCGCTTCCGCCTGCTCGGGTGTGGTGAGGACCATGATGCTGTCGTAGCCGGCGCCCGGCTCGCGTGCGAAGCCGACGTTGCGCCATGAGCGGGGGTCGTCGTCATGGGCGGTTTCGGCGATGGCCCGGCAGGCCGCCTCGTGGTCGTAGTAGTCCTCCGCGAAGTGCTCGGCCGGGATGGACACCGGCACCCCGTCCCTCTTGAACTCGACGGCGTCGAAACGGCCGCCGTCGAAGCCGCCCTCACCCTCGACGATCCGGACGTCGGAGACGGTGACCCTGCCGCCGGCGACCTCTGCGGCGGCAGCCAGCAGGCCGGCGTAACCGTCGTGGATGGAGTCGATGTCGTCGGCGTGGACCGAGACCGCCACACCGAAGCATTCCAGGGCACTGGCCGCCGCGTACTGGTTCATCTCGTCGTCCGCATAGGTGGCAGCGTCTTCGAGAACTCTGCGCGTCTTCTCCTCGGCCACCATGCCCGTCTCCCGAAGGAGCGCCCCGATGCGTCTGTACGTCGTCCAGGAATCCTCTCGCATCCCGCAGATCCTGCCAGACGGCGGCCGAGCGGCCGAGCGACCGGGCGGCCGGGCGGGCCGCGAACTGCGGAGCGTCGTCCGCGCGGGGCCTCGACGAGGGTTCGCGCGGGTGGCCGACGGCGAGCACCACCACCCTCCGCGCCGCGCAAGTCCGTGGGGCAACAAGGTCGTTCCCGGAACCAGGAGGGCTCGTACGTCCCCGGAATGCGGAATGGGGCCCGGCCAACAGGCCGGACCCCCCTCGCTTTCCCCCTCCGTCGGGCTTCCCGATCCCCCCGGACCCCTCCCCGGAAGTCCCGACGCTGAGTACGACCGGGGAAGGTACGCAAAGGTTGCACGCCTTTGCTATCTCTTTACCCTTTGCCCGTCCGAGCAGCTCTCAGCAGGCATGTTCCAGGTACCGGGCGGCGACTTCACCGATCACTTCGGCACCGTCACGGGCCCAGAGGCCCTCGTTGAAGATCTCGACCTCGATCGGCCCGTCGAAGCCCGTCGCCTCGACCTGGCGGCGCATCGCGCGGAAGTCCACGCAGCCGTCGCCCAGTTGACCGCGCCCCACCAGAACCCCCGCCGGGAGCGGGGTGATCCAGTCGGCCAGCTGGAAGGAGTGGATGCGTCCGCCCGCTCCCGCCCTGGCGATCTGCGCGGCGACCTGGTCGTCCCACCAGATGTGGTACGAGTCGACGACCACCCCGACCTGCTCGGCAGGGAAGCGTTCGGCGAGGTCCAGGGCCTGGGAGAGGGTGGAGACCACACAGCGGTCCGATGCGAACATCGGGTGCAGCGGCTCGATGGCGAGGCGGATGCCCCGCTCGTACGCGTACGGCGCCAGCTCGGCCAGGGCGTCGGCGATCCGCTCACGCGCCGCGTGCAGGTCCTTCTCCCCGTCGGGGAGCCCGCCCGAGACCAGGACCAGCGTGTCCGTGCCGACGCCCGCCGCCTCGTCGACCGCCGCACGGTTGTCGTCCAGGGCGCGGGCGCGTTCGCCCGGGTCGGTCGCGGTGAGGAAACCACCACGGCAGAGGCTGGTCACCGTGAGGCCGGCGTCCTTCATCAGCTGCCCCGCGCGCTCGACGCCGTACCCCTGCACCGGAGCGCGCCACAGGCCGACCTGGCCGATGCCGGCCTTCGCGCAGCCTTCGACGAGCTCCGGCAGGGACAGCTGCCGGACCGTCTCCTGGTTGATGGACAGGCGGGTCAGTTCGGTGCTCATCGGTTTCCTCCGTGCACGGTCAGCAGCGCGCGCATGCGTGCCTCGGCCAGCTCGGGGTCCGGGAACAGGCCCAGCCCGTCGGCCAGTTCGTACGCCTTCGCCAGATGCGGCAGCGAGCGCGCGGACTGCAGGCCTCCGACCATCGTGAAGTGCTCCTGGTGGCCCGCCAGCCAGGCGAGGAACACGACGCCCGTCTTGTAGAAACGGGTGGGGGCCTTGAAGAGATGGCGTGACAGCTCGACCGTGGGGTCGAGGAGAGCGCGGAAGCCCTCGACGTCCCCGGTGTCCAGGACGCGCACCGCGTGGGCGGCGAGCGGACCGAGCGGGTCGAAGATGCCGAGCAGGGCGTGGCTGAAGCCCCGGTCGTCTCCGGCGATCAGCTCGGGGTAGTTGAAGTCGTCACCTGTGTAGCAGCGCACCCCGCTGGGCAGACGGCGCCGGACGTCGATCTCGCGCTCGGCGTCCAGGAGCGAGATCTTGATGCCGTCGACCTTGTCCGGGTGCTCCGAGATGACCTTCAGGAAGGTGTCCGTGGCGGCGTCGAGGTCGGAACTGCCCCAGTAGCCCTCCAGCGCCGGGTCGAACATGGGGCCGAGCCAGTGCAGGACGACCGGTTCCGTGGCCTGGCGCAGGAGGTGGGCGTACGTCTCCAGGTAGTCCTCGGGGCCGTTCGCCGCGGCGGCCAGCGCGCGGGAGGCCATCAGGATGGCCTGTGCGCCGCTCCCCTCGACCAGCGCGAGCTGCTCCTCGTACGCGGCGCGCACCTCGGGCAGGGTGGCGGGGCCGGTGAGCTGGTCGGTGCCCACACCGCAGGCGATCCTGCCGCCCACGGACTTCGCCTCGGCTGCCGAGCGGCGGATCAGCTCCGCCGCTCCCGCCCAGTCCAGGCCCATGCCGCGCTGAGCGGTGTCCATGGCCTCGGCGACGCCCAGGCCGTGCGACCAGAGGTGGCGGCGGAAGGCGAGGGTGGCGTCCCAGTCGACGGCGACGGGGTCGTCGGGGCTGATGTCGGCGTACGGGTCGGCGACGACGTGCGCGGCGGAGAAGACCGTGCGGGAGGCGAGCGGCGCCCCGGACGGTGCCAGGTCGAGCGGTGTGGTGCGGGGTTCGTACGGGCCGTGCGGCAGCTGGATGGTCACAGGCTCAGCTCCGGTACGTCGAAGCGGCGGCCCTCGGCGGAGGACTTGAGGCCGAGCTCGGCGAGCTGGACGCCCCGGGCGCCGGCCATCAGGTCCCAGGTGTAGGGCTCGTCGAGGACGATGTGGCGCAGGAAGAGCTCCCACTGGGCCTTGAAGCCGTTGTCGAACTCGGCGTTGTCGGGGACTTCCTGCCACTGGTCGCGGAACGGCTCGGTGACGGGGAGGTCGGGGTTCCAGACCGGCTTGGGGGTGGCCGAGCGGTGCTGGA includes:
- a CDS encoding hydrogenase expression protein HypA, producing the protein MSVRRAVPMQGTAGDPGDALTPGGLRGRKDTSSTAAGPDTGAQGPTSESGGAGSEAPDGADASARTAERAGAAATASGAGAARGIGVPEPSAEEAPGPASVNSGDTTTVVSASSASVSDPAAARAATGTVGGSPDAAVVAAAGSGGAGAGTRADGEPPGSRPKKPMLAAAAIVGAILISVPFLLAGGDDERKPEKDRTQNAAGTVLDTERSAQPETYTSKSPSPSVTPSKEKEKKKEKQAEKPSELPAVKPAVVPPPVKPEPKPTATVTAKAPPNTAASALSSLAKADPGGRHICYRAFVAGSGWQAPVCDGTMAGTAGQGKRITALNIAVWNVGGSSANALLHDQGSTNGYAKWAPSWTAVVADGKNNYIGSSKPGAPFLTGFAMNVGKGGVCHTAKMGNGGWGSQYCKSSRPEYMFVGTTDNKGWFEAVKLTV
- a CDS encoding RidA family protein; protein product: MAITLANPAGLPEIDVYRQVSVATGSKLVFVAGQVSWDADGVTVGEGDLAAQVEQCYVNVATALAGVGASFGDVAKLNVHVVDWTPDKMPLLLEGISRASARLGTTPAPPATLLGVAALDVPEHLVEIEVTAVID
- a CDS encoding winged helix-turn-helix transcriptional regulator, giving the protein MVTKQFNGSPEEQADLRRADSLAREIFSDVANKWALLIIEALGDGTLRFSELRSAVEGISHKMLTQNLRMLERNGLVGRTVYPTVPPKVEYTLTEPGQGLRKTVDVMCEWTHRNLGHIESARSGFDGG
- a CDS encoding sugar phosphate isomerase/epimerase family protein; translation: MSTELTRLSINQETVRQLSLPELVEGCAKAGIGQVGLWRAPVQGYGVERAGQLMKDAGLTVTSLCRGGFLTATDPGERARALDDNRAAVDEAAGVGTDTLVLVSGGLPDGEKDLHAARERIADALAELAPYAYERGIRLAIEPLHPMFASDRCVVSTLSQALDLAERFPAEQVGVVVDSYHIWWDDQVAAQIARAGAGGRIHSFQLADWITPLPAGVLVGRGQLGDGCVDFRAMRRQVEATGFDGPIEVEIFNEGLWARDGAEVIGEVAARYLEHAC
- a CDS encoding dihydrodipicolinate synthase family protein, which produces MTIQLPHGPYEPRTTPLDLAPSGAPLASRTVFSAAHVVADPYADISPDDPVAVDWDATLAFRRHLWSHGLGVAEAMDTAQRGMGLDWAGAAELIRRSAAEAKSVGGRIACGVGTDQLTGPATLPEVRAAYEEQLALVEGSGAQAILMASRALAAAANGPEDYLETYAHLLRQATEPVVLHWLGPMFDPALEGYWGSSDLDAATDTFLKVISEHPDKVDGIKISLLDAEREIDVRRRLPSGVRCYTGDDFNYPELIAGDDRGFSHALLGIFDPLGPLAAHAVRVLDTGDVEGFRALLDPTVELSRHLFKAPTRFYKTGVVFLAWLAGHQEHFTMVGGLQSARSLPHLAKAYELADGLGLFPDPELAEARMRALLTVHGGNR